A part of Paenibacillus donghaensis genomic DNA contains:
- a CDS encoding ADP-ribosylglycohydrolase family protein → MAGWERLQETVRLELIQRMEEGCRAGELADRLAAAGQDETLLMKVYHELMALEVAEDFPYDEPSSLGEIRRLRPEGPRRLRAEWSAAQWRDKFRGAWLGRSAGCALGKPLEYLDYLYGKDGRPGWENVELWFRGADAWPITGYTPLHSRAEAEHGLGLNDWAPGQLSTREKIRFMESDDDIRYTILGLLLLEQKGLDWDSWDVGKLWHGQLTYAQVCTAETQAYMNFAQETSHLHGDKPADWPLRQERVRMHLNPYREWIGAAIRADGLAYGAAGNPELAAELGWRDASFSHVKNGIYGEMLNAAMISAAFAEQDNARILEIGLSEIPRTSRLAADVQRGIEIALSAGSERELVRRIWDSFSHYDPVHTNNNAALVAATLTYAGDDFEKAIATAVYGGMDTDCNGATVGSIMGAKLGASQLPASWIEPLNDTLYADLPGFHPLSISECAERSYQVFLKLRGELEAKESGSQQ, encoded by the coding sequence GTGGCGGGCTGGGAACGGCTGCAGGAAACGGTGCGGCTGGAGCTGATCCAGCGCATGGAAGAGGGCTGCCGTGCCGGTGAGCTTGCGGACCGGCTGGCTGCAGCCGGGCAGGACGAGACCTTGCTCATGAAGGTCTACCATGAGCTGATGGCGCTAGAGGTGGCGGAGGACTTCCCTTACGACGAGCCTTCGTCGCTCGGGGAAATCCGCCGGCTGCGCCCGGAAGGACCGCGCAGGCTGCGGGCGGAATGGAGCGCCGCGCAGTGGCGTGACAAGTTCCGCGGCGCCTGGCTGGGCCGCAGCGCGGGCTGCGCCCTGGGCAAGCCGCTGGAATACCTCGACTATCTCTATGGCAAGGACGGCCGTCCTGGCTGGGAGAATGTCGAGCTGTGGTTCCGCGGTGCGGACGCCTGGCCGATTACCGGCTACACCCCGCTGCATTCGCGGGCGGAAGCCGAGCATGGCCTGGGCCTGAACGATTGGGCTCCCGGGCAGCTCAGCACCCGGGAGAAGATCCGGTTCATGGAGAGTGACGATGACATCCGTTACACGATCCTCGGCCTGCTGCTGCTGGAGCAGAAAGGGCTGGACTGGGATTCGTGGGATGTAGGGAAGCTGTGGCACGGCCAGCTGACCTACGCCCAGGTGTGCACAGCGGAGACGCAGGCGTATATGAACTTCGCGCAGGAGACTTCGCACCTGCACGGCGACAAGCCTGCGGATTGGCCGCTGCGCCAGGAACGGGTACGGATGCACCTCAATCCGTACCGCGAGTGGATCGGCGCAGCCATCCGTGCCGACGGCCTGGCCTACGGCGCGGCCGGGAACCCGGAGCTCGCCGCTGAGCTGGGCTGGCGTGATGCGTCCTTCTCGCATGTGAAGAACGGCATCTACGGCGAGATGCTGAATGCCGCCATGATCTCGGCGGCCTTCGCCGAGCAGGACAATGCGCGGATTCTGGAGATCGGCCTCAGCGAGATTCCGCGCACCAGCCGCCTTGCGGCCGATGTGCAGCGCGGCATCGAGATCGCGCTGAGCGCCGGGAGCGAACGGGAGCTGGTTCGCCGGATCTGGGACAGCTTCAGCCATTATGATCCCGTGCATACCAACAACAACGCCGCGCTAGTGGCAGCCACGCTTACGTACGCGGGCGATGATTTCGAGAAAGCCATTGCCACCGCAGTCTACGGCGGCATGGACACCGACTGCAACGGGGCCACTGTCGGCTCGATTATGGGGGCGAAGCTGGGCGCCAGCCAGCTGCCAGCCAGCTGGATTGAGCCGCTGAACGATACATTGTACGCAGACCTGCCCGGATTCCATCCGTTGTCGATCTCGGAATGCGCCGAACGCAGCTACCAGGTGTTCCTGAAGCTGCGCGGGGAGCTGGAAGCCAAAGAGTCCGGTTCGCAACAATAG
- a CDS encoding nucleoside hydrolase, which yields MPTPIIIDCDPGHDDAIAILLALAHPEQLDLRGITTVGGNQILDKITDNALKVLSFVNADIPVAKGAEGPLFGKLVTGAEAHGESGMDGPLLPASKFRPVQQGAVEFMLDIIRSSEEKITLVPMAPLTNIALLITAYPEIKERIEQISLMGGGIAYGNVTSTAEFNIYVDPEAARIVFESGIPITMSGLDVTNRAAIYDEEIAQLKERGPVSNMVGELLDFYSIYGKKMGYSGSALHDPCAVAWLLHPELFQSRELYVTVETEGKLTRGMTVADQRTNPAAPANVKVLVDVDREAFLRLIFDALAKLDGELLPSTGGN from the coding sequence ATGCCAACACCAATTATTATAGACTGCGATCCGGGGCATGACGATGCGATTGCGATTCTGCTGGCGCTTGCCCATCCGGAGCAGTTGGACCTTCGGGGAATTACTACTGTAGGCGGAAACCAGATTCTGGACAAAATCACCGACAATGCGCTGAAGGTGCTTAGCTTCGTGAATGCGGATATTCCTGTAGCCAAGGGAGCGGAAGGTCCGCTGTTTGGCAAGCTGGTTACCGGCGCGGAAGCGCACGGGGAATCCGGCATGGACGGCCCGTTGCTGCCAGCCAGCAAATTCCGTCCGGTTCAGCAGGGAGCTGTAGAGTTCATGCTGGACATTATCCGCTCCTCGGAAGAGAAGATCACGCTGGTGCCGATGGCTCCACTCACCAATATCGCGCTGTTGATCACTGCTTATCCTGAAATCAAGGAACGGATTGAGCAGATTTCCCTGATGGGCGGCGGCATAGCGTATGGCAACGTGACCTCGACAGCGGAGTTTAACATTTATGTTGACCCGGAAGCGGCGAGGATTGTCTTTGAATCGGGTATTCCGATTACGATGAGTGGTCTGGACGTTACCAACAGAGCGGCTATTTATGATGAGGAAATCGCTCAGCTGAAGGAGCGGGGGCCAGTTTCGAATATGGTAGGCGAGCTGCTGGATTTCTACTCAATCTATGGCAAAAAGATGGGGTATTCCGGCAGCGCGTTGCATGACCCGTGCGCGGTAGCCTGGCTGCTGCACCCGGAATTGTTCCAGTCCCGCGAGCTGTATGTGACCGTGGAGACGGAAGGCAAGCTGACCCGGGGGATGACCGTTGCCGATCAAAGAACGAATCCGGCTGCTCCCGCCAACGTCAAGGTGCTGGTGGATGTGGACCGGGAAGCCTTCTTGCGCTTGATCTTTGATGCGCTGGCGAAGCTGGACGGCGAGCTGCTGCCCTCCACAGGAGGAAACTGA
- a CDS encoding ABC transporter permease: MNSLLNVILTTDFAFSVLRVTTPILFAALGALISNRAGIINIGMEGIMLVSALAGVIISAYTQSAWVGLLGAVLAGTMVAGILAFFTLKFKTHIILGGVAINMFASGGTVFLLYLLSGDKGSSTSLASKVLPSVDIPLLKDIPVLGPILSGHHILTYFSILSVIVVYYLLNRTPIGLRIRSVGENPHAAQSVGVSVVKIQYTALLLSGFFAGLGGAYMSMGYLSLFTRDMIAGRGWIAIAAESMGRGTTVGTALTSLLFGAADALSNALQVLNIPAELIATLPYVATVVGLVIYAVSETRKKNRKLKSPLAK; the protein is encoded by the coding sequence ATGAACAGCCTGCTGAATGTTATTTTGACCACAGATTTCGCCTTCTCGGTGCTGCGGGTGACGACACCTATTCTGTTCGCGGCGCTGGGTGCGCTGATCTCCAACCGTGCGGGTATTATCAACATCGGGATGGAAGGCATTATGCTGGTGTCGGCGCTGGCCGGTGTAATTATAAGTGCCTATACGCAGAGCGCATGGGTCGGGCTGCTTGGTGCAGTGCTGGCGGGGACGATGGTTGCCGGAATTTTGGCTTTTTTCACTCTGAAATTCAAGACGCATATTATTCTTGGCGGGGTAGCGATCAACATGTTCGCCTCGGGCGGGACCGTCTTTCTGCTGTATCTGCTTAGTGGGGACAAGGGTTCTTCAACCTCGCTCGCCAGCAAGGTGCTGCCTAGTGTGGACATTCCGTTGCTGAAGGATATTCCGGTGCTGGGACCGATTCTGTCGGGGCATCACATTCTGACCTATTTCTCAATTCTGTCTGTGATTGTGGTGTATTATCTGCTCAACCGCACGCCCATCGGGCTGCGTATCCGTTCGGTGGGCGAGAATCCGCATGCGGCGCAGTCAGTCGGGGTCAGTGTAGTCAAAATCCAGTATACAGCGCTGCTGCTAAGCGGATTTTTCGCCGGGCTGGGCGGTGCGTACATGTCGATGGGCTATCTGTCGCTGTTCACCCGCGATATGATTGCCGGGCGCGGCTGGATTGCGATTGCCGCAGAATCCATGGGCCGGGGCACAACGGTCGGCACTGCGCTGACCTCTCTGCTGTTCGGGGCCGCAGACGCGCTCTCCAATGCGCTGCAGGTGCTTAATATCCCGGCTGAGCTGATTGCCACCTTGCCTTATGTAGCAACCGTGGTTGGACTGGTCATCTATGCCGTATCCGAGACACGTAAGAAGAACCGCAAGCTGAAGAGTCCGCTGGCTAAGTAG
- a CDS encoding ABC transporter ATP-binding protein, giving the protein MSKALLEMRGITKVYPNGVVANKDVHFSLQEGEIHALAGENGAGKSTLMKIMFGMEEPSEGGIYIRGEQVKLQSAQDAIDRGIGMVHQHFMLVPSFTVAENMVLGMEPRKGLGFSAAEAIRMTEETARKYNLAVNPKAKVEDLTVGMKQKVEILKALLRGARILILDEPTAVLTPQESEELFRELKQLREQGHTIVFISHKLKEVKAICDRITIMRSGRSEGVFQTSDVSEQEISRLMVGRDVVLKYDKTTPAFSKPVLTVEGLSVHDAQGKALLANIDFTVRGGQIVGIAGVEGNGQTQLIEALTGGLKGVSSSGTVKVKDTDIRSSDILEIRNLGVSYIPEDRMRQGAAGDASISDNLISTRYRSRDMNKGLFLNGSKIAALASSLVEEFKVRCSGPTQPIGMLSGGNMQKVVVARECSTSPELLIAEQPTRGVDIGAAQFIHQKLLELRSDDCAILLVSADLNEILEISDSLLVMYEGQIVAYFEDPSAVSEEELGLYMLGINKQDRPKHGRTVNHV; this is encoded by the coding sequence ATGTCAAAAGCTCTGCTGGAAATGCGGGGAATCACCAAAGTGTATCCCAACGGGGTTGTAGCCAACAAGGATGTCCACTTCTCCCTGCAGGAGGGGGAGATTCATGCGCTAGCCGGAGAGAATGGCGCCGGCAAATCGACGCTGATGAAGATTATGTTCGGAATGGAAGAGCCGAGCGAGGGCGGAATCTATATCCGCGGCGAGCAGGTGAAGCTGCAGTCTGCACAGGACGCCATTGACCGGGGGATCGGGATGGTCCATCAGCATTTCATGCTGGTGCCTTCTTTTACGGTGGCCGAGAATATGGTGCTGGGCATGGAGCCGCGCAAGGGGCTTGGCTTCAGCGCTGCGGAAGCGATCCGCATGACGGAGGAAACGGCGCGCAAATATAATCTGGCCGTGAACCCGAAGGCGAAGGTAGAGGACCTTACCGTTGGCATGAAGCAGAAGGTGGAGATTCTGAAGGCGCTGCTGCGTGGTGCACGAATTCTGATCTTGGATGAGCCTACAGCCGTGCTGACACCCCAGGAATCGGAGGAGCTGTTCCGTGAGCTGAAGCAGCTGCGTGAGCAGGGGCATACGATTGTGTTCATCTCCCATAAGCTCAAGGAGGTCAAGGCGATCTGCGACCGGATTACGATTATGCGCAGTGGCCGCAGTGAAGGAGTCTTCCAGACCAGCGATGTGAGCGAGCAGGAAATCTCCAGGCTGATGGTGGGCCGCGATGTGGTGCTGAAATATGACAAGACTACCCCTGCCTTCAGTAAGCCGGTGCTTACCGTGGAAGGCTTAAGTGTTCATGATGCCCAGGGCAAGGCGCTGCTGGCGAATATTGATTTCACGGTTCGCGGCGGACAGATTGTCGGTATCGCCGGAGTGGAGGGCAATGGTCAGACCCAGCTGATTGAAGCGCTGACAGGCGGTCTGAAGGGCGTCTCCAGCAGCGGAACCGTTAAGGTAAAAGATACGGACATCCGCAGCTCGGATATTCTGGAGATCCGCAACCTTGGGGTATCTTACATCCCGGAGGACCGGATGCGGCAGGGCGCTGCCGGGGATGCCAGCATCTCCGACAACCTGATCTCCACCCGTTACCGTTCCAGAGACATGAACAAGGGGCTGTTCCTGAATGGCTCCAAGATTGCCGCCCTGGCGTCCTCCCTGGTGGAGGAATTTAAAGTGCGCTGCTCCGGGCCTACCCAGCCCATCGGAATGCTGTCGGGCGGAAACATGCAGAAGGTAGTGGTAGCAAGGGAATGTTCAACCAGCCCGGAGCTGCTGATTGCCGAACAGCCTACGCGGGGTGTCGATATCGGCGCGGCCCAGTTCATTCACCAGAAGCTGCTGGAGCTGCGCTCGGACGACTGTGCCATTCTGCTGGTCTCTGCCGATCTGAATGAAATTCTGGAGATCAGCGACAGCCTGCTGGTGATGTATGAGGGTCAGATTGTAGCTTATTTCGAGGACCCGTCTGCGGTAAGTGAAGAGGAGCTGGGACTGTATATGCTGGGCATCAACAAGCAGGACAGGCCTAAGCACGGGAGGACCGTAAACCATGTTTAA
- a CDS encoding ABC transporter permease → MFKVKYFEVIRTSAVIVIALAIAFLIISLVSDQPVKTIGIFLWEPISTKGHIGNVIEMAIPLMFTGLAVSLLFRANMFNLGAEGIFYFSGVVTSVLAIHLTLNNWLHPLVAILAGSLVGALLSAIPGILKAKWNANELVTSLMFNNILFGVGLYLLNYHLRDAKAFANVSFKFEKTAQLDKIFQGTRIHTGLIIVLVLIVAAHLFLYKTKWGYELRMTGVNREFARYSGMRTAKVIILVHLIAGFIAGMGGSVEVLGMYNRFQWASLPGYGLDGALVAMLAKNNPLSVIASALFLAYIRIGADLMSRLSDVPSEMISIIQAVIILLISAEQFLKFWKNRMLLKEAKEA, encoded by the coding sequence ATGTTTAAAGTCAAATATTTCGAGGTAATTCGTACTTCGGCAGTTATCGTTATTGCGCTGGCGATTGCTTTTCTGATTATATCCTTGGTCAGTGACCAGCCGGTGAAGACAATCGGGATCTTCCTCTGGGAGCCGATCTCCACTAAAGGGCATATCGGCAACGTTATCGAAATGGCCATTCCGCTGATGTTCACCGGACTTGCCGTATCCCTGCTGTTCCGGGCGAATATGTTCAACCTGGGTGCGGAAGGCATCTTCTATTTCTCCGGCGTAGTGACCTCCGTGCTGGCGATTCACCTGACGCTGAACAACTGGCTGCACCCGCTGGTGGCTATTCTTGCCGGTTCACTTGTCGGCGCGCTCCTGTCAGCGATTCCCGGGATTCTCAAAGCCAAGTGGAACGCCAATGAGCTGGTGACCTCCCTGATGTTCAACAACATTCTGTTTGGAGTGGGACTGTATCTGCTGAACTATCATCTCCGTGATGCGAAGGCGTTCGCCAATGTTTCTTTTAAATTCGAGAAGACGGCCCAGCTGGACAAAATTTTCCAAGGCACCCGGATTCATACCGGTCTTATTATTGTGCTTGTGCTGATCGTAGCCGCCCATCTGTTCCTCTACAAAACCAAATGGGGCTATGAGCTGCGTATGACGGGTGTCAACCGCGAGTTTGCCCGCTATTCGGGCATGAGAACCGCCAAAGTGATTATTCTGGTCCATCTGATTGCCGGGTTCATCGCCGGGATGGGCGGCTCGGTGGAGGTGCTGGGGATGTATAACCGCTTCCAGTGGGCTTCGCTGCCGGGTTATGGTCTGGATGGTGCGCTGGTGGCGATGCTGGCCAAAAACAATCCGTTATCTGTCATCGCCTCCGCCCTGTTCCTGGCCTATATCCGTATCGGAGCGGATCTGATGTCGCGTCTGTCGGATGTGCCGTCCGAGATGATCTCCATTATCCAGGCCGTTATTATTCTGCTGATCTCGGCTGAGCAATTCCTCAAGTTCTGGAAGAACCGGATGCTGCTTAAGGAGGCGAAGGAAGCATGA
- a CDS encoding BMP family ABC transporter substrate-binding protein: protein MRKNVLALLLLAVMVLVTACGNNTANNAGNTPANQAAEGNKAGTGDKLKVVLLIPGTLGDKSFFDAANSGLQKVKAELGAETKVVEMGTDKTKWEPTFNDIAAEDWNVIISGGSEITEMFNLTAEANPDKKFINYDTDIEEAPANMYNMSYSTNEVSFLAGAVAALATQSDMPNANADNVIGFVGGMDIPGINAFLVGYIQGAQYVDPEVKVAVSYAGDFVNPAKGKELSLIQYNSGVDVIFNVAGGTGLGIFDAAKEKTKYAIGVDSDQGTLIKDTDSQKGDLIVTSAIKKIDSAILGAVKKLQDGTLEMGKRDVLGFVEDGVGIAENDIYKAAFPADLQAKVEEVKQKLINKEITVDNAMGMETSEVEAIRNAVKP from the coding sequence ATGAGAAAAAACGTTCTTGCATTATTGTTATTGGCGGTAATGGTCCTGGTCACTGCATGTGGAAACAATACGGCGAACAACGCCGGAAATACGCCGGCGAATCAAGCGGCTGAAGGTAATAAAGCAGGCACTGGGGACAAGCTTAAGGTTGTGCTGCTGATTCCGGGAACGCTGGGTGACAAATCCTTTTTCGATGCGGCCAACAGCGGTCTGCAGAAGGTAAAAGCAGAGCTTGGTGCGGAAACCAAGGTAGTGGAAATGGGCACCGACAAGACCAAATGGGAGCCAACGTTTAATGATATTGCTGCTGAGGACTGGAATGTAATCATTTCCGGCGGCTCGGAGATTACCGAGATGTTCAATCTGACGGCTGAAGCCAATCCGGACAAAAAATTCATCAACTATGACACCGATATTGAAGAAGCGCCGGCCAATATGTACAACATGTCCTACTCCACGAACGAAGTGTCCTTCCTGGCGGGTGCGGTTGCTGCGCTTGCTACGCAATCGGATATGCCCAATGCCAATGCCGACAATGTGATCGGATTCGTGGGCGGGATGGATATTCCGGGAATCAATGCTTTCCTGGTGGGTTATATCCAGGGCGCACAGTATGTGGACCCTGAAGTGAAGGTGGCTGTGTCCTATGCGGGCGATTTCGTGAACCCTGCCAAAGGCAAGGAGCTGTCGCTGATTCAATACAACTCCGGCGTGGATGTGATCTTCAACGTTGCCGGCGGTACGGGACTGGGGATTTTTGACGCAGCCAAAGAGAAGACCAAATATGCCATTGGTGTAGACTCTGACCAGGGTACGCTGATTAAAGATACAGACAGCCAGAAGGGCGACCTGATTGTTACTTCCGCGATCAAAAAAATTGACAGTGCGATCCTCGGAGCTGTGAAAAAGCTGCAGGACGGCACGCTGGAAATGGGCAAACGCGATGTGCTTGGATTCGTCGAAGACGGCGTGGGCATTGCCGAGAATGATATTTACAAGGCAGCCTTCCCGGCTGATCTGCAGGCCAAGGTAGAAGAAGTGAAACAGAAGCTGATCAACAAGGAAATTACGGTCGACAACGCAATGGGCATGGAAACCTCAGAAGTGGAAGCGATCCGTAACGCGGTTAAACCTTAA